In the Nocardioides marmotae genome, GCGAGGTCGCGGCGCGCACGGAGCTCTCGTTGCGCAGCCTGCGCCACTGGGAGGAGGTCGGCCTGCTGCGGCCGTCCGGGCGCAGCGACGGCGGTTTCCGGCTCTACACCGAGGAGGACGTGGAGAAGATCCTCGTCATCCGCCGGATGAAACCGCTGGGGTTCACCCTCGAGCAGATGCGCGCGGTCATGGAGGACATCGAGGTGCTCCGCGACACCGCAGCGCGGGCGGAGGAGCGGACGGGCGCCCGGCAGCGGCTCGAGCAGGTGCGGGAGGACGGCGTCGAGCGCCGGGCCCGGCTCGTGCGCCACCTCGCGATGGCCGACGAGCTCATCGACCTGCTGGGGCGCGAGGCCTCGGCGGAGGACGCGTAGCGGAACGCGGACCGGCCGGCGCACGCCGCTTCGTCGTCGGTCCGGGCGTGGGTCAGAGGCGGGGGTCGCGGCCGGCGAAGGCGGCCAGCCGGTCGTGGACCGGCGCGTCGTCGAGCAGGTCCACCGCGGGGGCGAAGGCGGTGCCGCGGCTGGCCGCGGGCAGCTGGGCGGTGAGGAACGCCAGCGCGCGCTCGGCCGCCTCGGGGACCAAGGGCTCCTCCCAGTCGATCGCGTGGGCGAGGTCCCAGGTGTGCAGGACGATCTCGGTGGTCTGCCAGTCCACGCGTCCCGGGTCGGCGGCCGCGCCGACGCGGTGCCAGTGGTGGATGAGGTCGTCCGCGCGGGCCCGGAAGTCGGCGGCGCCGGCCGTCGGCGTCGTCGGCGGCGCCGGCGCGGCCCAGTCGACCGCGCCGCCCTCGATCCCGCGGAGGAACTTCGCGGGCGCCTCGACGAGGTGGGCCATCAGCTGCGCGACGTCCCACTCCGCGCACGGGGTCCGCAGGTGCAGCTGGTCGGGGTGCACGGCGGCGATGGCGTCCCCGGACTGGTCGAGCGCGCGGGAGAGGACGACGACGGACTCGTAGGTGTCACTCACGGGTGGGGTCCTCCGCAGGGTCGCCGGGGGTGGCCGGGTCGGGCAGGTCCCCCCGAGTCTCGGCAGCCCCGCGAGGGCTCACCAGGGGCGAACGGCTCGGTCCGGCGGCCTGCCCGCTCAGCCGTCCGCGAGCCGCAGGTCGGCCTCGAGGCCGAGGAACGCGGCGTACCGCTCGGCGGCGTCGTGGAGGGCAGCGACCTCCCGCGTGGCGAGCGGCCGGTAGGGCGCGACGTCGAAGCGGGCGCGCGCCCCGAGCGTGCGCCGCATGCTGCCGACGAGCTGGGCGTCGACGACCGCCATCCCGATCGCGGTCTCCCGGCCGGCCGGGGCGAGGCCGGCTGCGTCGAGGAGCATCCGGGAGTCCTGGTAGCCGCGGTAGGTCTCGTCGAGGATCTGCAGCAGGTGCCCGGCGGGATCCGGGCCGCCGGCGGGCGGGCCGTCGCCGGCGGCGTGCCAGAACGTGCGGCCGTCGTGCTCGAAGGAGGCCAGGTCGTCCGCGGCCCCGGCCAGGCCGCGGCGCACGTCGCCGAGGGTGAGCGTGGCCCAGTACGCCAGGTCCCGCTCGGTCGCCGGCCCGTGGCCGGCGAGGTAGCGCCGGGCCAGCCGGGCGAGGGCCTCGTCCCGGTCCGGTTGGGGCGTGGGCGGGACGCGGGCGTCGTACGTCGCGTAGGTGTGCGTGCCCTCAGCGGTCGGCCGGCCGCTGCACACGAGCCGCTCCAGCTCGGCGTACCCCAGGAGCAGCATCAGCTCGTGCCCGGTGGCCGTGGTGCCGCGGGCCGCGAGCTCCGCGGCGAGCTCCTCGCGGGTCAGGTCGGGACGCGCGGCCAGCGCGTCGAGCACGGCACCCCACGCGCGGTCGACGTCCGCGGCGCTCCAGCCGCCGGCGGTGAGCTGCCGCTCGAAGGTGGGCCGGACCCGCGGTGCGGTCAGGTCGATCAGCCAGGTGAGGTCGGCCGCGGCCACGAGGTGCCAGGTCGGCCGCAGGACGTGGGTGCGCACGACCTCGCCGCTGGCGAGCAGCCCGGCCAGGTCGGCGGCGTCGCGGCGGGTCGTCCGGGTGGCCACCGCCCAGGCGGACTGGCCGGGGTTCTCGGCCTGCACGGCCAGCAGGTGGCTGACCACGTCGGCGGCCGAGCCGGCGTACGGCGCCGAGAGCCGCTGGCAGGCCAAGCGCCACCGGCCGATGTCGTGGGGGCTCATCGCCGGATTCTCACCGAGCCTCGGCGAGCCGACAACCGCCACTGGACGCCGTCGACAGGCCCCGGCCGAGCCGGGAGGCGAACCCTAGATGCGGGTGCGGATCGGGTTGGCGAGCATGCCGATCGGGAAGTCGTCCTGCTCCTGGGCCGCACCGGAGGCCGTGGCCGCGTCGGCTACGGCAGTCGGCTGGTCGATCTGGGTGAGGTCGGAGTCGATGGTCATGGGCATAATCTAGACCTCGTCCTCCCAGGTCAGGGACTCGGCAGACGCTCGCGGGCCGGGTCCGGTGCGGTGGGTTTCCTCACAGCTGCTGCACGTGCCCGGCGGGGCTCAGCGAGCGGCGGGGTCGCCGAGGGGCACGGCCGCCCGGTGGGCCCGCGCGGTCCCGAACAGCTGGCCCAGGGAGTGCGCCCGCTTGAGCACGAGGTGGGCGTCGTGCTCCCAGGTGATCGCGATCCCGCCGTGCAGCTGGACGGTCTCGGCGGCGATCGCGGCCAGCGCCTCGGAGCAGTACGCCTTGGCCACGTGCGCGAGGCGCTCGCCGTCCGCGGCCCCGCTCGAGACGGCGTACGCCGCCGCCCAGGACGCCGAGCGGGACATCTCCAGCCGGACCAGCATGTCGGCCATCCGGTGCTTGAGCGCCTGGAAGGAGCCGATCGGCCGGCCGAACTGGACCCGCTCCTGGGTGTAGCGGACCGTCATCTCCAGGGCGCGGGCCGCCGTGCCGGTCTGCAGGGCGGCCACGCCGACGGCGCCGACCAGGGCGGCCCG is a window encoding:
- a CDS encoding MerR family transcriptional regulator, with product MTDQAGHVDHGGRTDAADRAAPMHIGEVAARTELSLRSLRHWEEVGLLRPSGRSDGGFRLYTEEDVEKILVIRRMKPLGFTLEQMRAVMEDIEVLRDTAARAEERTGARQRLEQVREDGVERRARLVRHLAMADELIDLLGREASAEDA
- a CDS encoding maleylpyruvate isomerase N-terminal domain-containing protein, whose protein sequence is MSDTYESVVVLSRALDQSGDAIAAVHPDQLHLRTPCAEWDVAQLMAHLVEAPAKFLRGIEGGAVDWAAPAPPTTPTAGAADFRARADDLIHHWHRVGAAADPGRVDWQTTEIVLHTWDLAHAIDWEEPLVPEAAERALAFLTAQLPAASRGTAFAPAVDLLDDAPVHDRLAAFAGRDPRL
- a CDS encoding winged helix DNA-binding domain-containing protein yields the protein MSPHDIGRWRLACQRLSAPYAGSAADVVSHLLAVQAENPGQSAWAVATRTTRRDAADLAGLLASGEVVRTHVLRPTWHLVAAADLTWLIDLTAPRVRPTFERQLTAGGWSAADVDRAWGAVLDALAARPDLTREELAAELAARGTTATGHELMLLLGYAELERLVCSGRPTAEGTHTYATYDARVPPTPQPDRDEALARLARRYLAGHGPATERDLAYWATLTLGDVRRGLAGAADDLASFEHDGRTFWHAAGDGPPAGGPDPAGHLLQILDETYRGYQDSRMLLDAAGLAPAGRETAIGMAVVDAQLVGSMRRTLGARARFDVAPYRPLATREVAALHDAAERYAAFLGLEADLRLADG